The Emcibacteraceae bacterium genome window below encodes:
- a CDS encoding serine hydrolase translates to MTSLITRKINLSEQPLILFLSMAILLLFGQWAQADDLDDFIKAQMIERKIPGLQLAVVRDNEIVKTANYGIANLQDNVPVTDNTVFTINSITKAFVGVAVMQLVEQGKIDLDAYPLDYITDIPEAWNIVTIRQLLTHTSGLPDIMSNDAKLISDQGDGAAWDLVKQLPMDFKPNTQFRYNQTNYLLLGKIIEQVSGVTFQDFIRKNQLAKVGMPRTIESGFAHMEMVIPAQARGYTYYKTGNLTNVYEEFPPYLRTAAGMSSNAAEMAKWLIALQSGQLLESNSLTTLWTPAMLDNGKTGGFNRFLNGYALGWPVVLRAEHPAAAPAGGDRAFVILYPEDKLSVVILTNLMGAGPDQFADEVAGYFLPTLSINNGFGLSKELNEFRLNLESEGYDQAIPLAQNMNYISFVESEMNNWGYRLLNNLRKEDALEIFKLNVFLFPDHANTYDSLADAYSRLGQIDEAIRNYNKVLELEPNNRNARYQLERLR, encoded by the coding sequence ATGACATCACTGATCACTCGAAAAATAAATCTTTCAGAACAGCCATTAATATTATTTTTGTCCATGGCAATTTTATTGCTTTTTGGTCAGTGGGCACAAGCGGATGATCTGGATGATTTTATAAAAGCTCAGATGATCGAGCGAAAAATACCGGGCTTGCAGCTGGCTGTTGTCAGGGATAATGAAATAGTGAAAACGGCAAATTACGGCATTGCCAATCTACAGGACAATGTTCCGGTCACCGATAATACCGTTTTTACCATAAATTCCATTACCAAAGCCTTTGTCGGTGTGGCTGTCATGCAATTGGTTGAACAGGGAAAAATTGATCTGGACGCTTACCCTCTTGACTATATAACGGATATCCCCGAAGCGTGGAATATTGTAACAATCAGACAGCTTCTGACCCATACATCGGGCCTTCCGGATATTATGTCAAATGATGCAAAACTGATTTCCGATCAGGGTGACGGCGCCGCATGGGACCTTGTAAAACAATTACCAATGGATTTTAAACCCAACACACAATTCAGATATAATCAGACAAATTATCTGCTGCTTGGAAAAATCATCGAACAGGTAAGCGGTGTAACTTTTCAGGACTTTATCCGGAAAAACCAGTTAGCCAAAGTGGGCATGCCCCGGACAATTGAATCCGGCTTTGCCCATATGGAAATGGTCATTCCCGCCCAGGCCCGCGGATACACATACTATAAAACCGGCAATTTGACCAATGTGTATGAGGAATTTCCCCCTTACCTACGTACTGCCGCGGGGATGAGCTCAAACGCTGCAGAAATGGCAAAATGGCTGATTGCCCTTCAAAGCGGTCAATTGCTCGAAAGCAATAGCCTGACCACCCTCTGGACACCGGCCATGCTGGATAACGGCAAAACCGGCGGTTTTAACAGATTTCTGAACGGTTATGCATTGGGCTGGCCTGTTGTCCTGAGAGCAGAGCATCCCGCCGCTGCGCCAGCCGGTGGTGACCGCGCTTTTGTGATTTTGTATCCGGAAGATAAACTGTCGGTCGTTATTCTGACTAATCTTATGGGGGCCGGTCCTGATCAGTTTGCTGATGAGGTGGCCGGATATTTCCTGCCTACATTAAGTATTAATAATGGATTTGGCCTGTCAAAAGAACTTAATGAATTCAGATTAAACCTGGAGAGTGAAGGGTATGATCAAGCCATACCGCTTGCTCAGAATATGAACTACATTTCCTTTGTTGAAAGCGAAATGAACAACTGGGGCTATAGACTGCTAAACAATTTAAGAAAAGAGGATGCATTGGAAATATTTAAACTTAATGTCTTTCTCTTTCCTGACCACGCGAACACCTATGACAGTCTGGCCGACGCCTATAGCCGGCTTGGGCAGATTGATGAAGCCATACGCAATTACAACAAGGTTCTTGAGCTGGAGCCAAACAATCGAAATGCCAGATATCAGTTGGAAAGGCTTCGGTAA
- a CDS encoding L-lactate permease, with protein sequence MYTGMLAIISLLPIFSVAVFLVMLRWPASRAMPISYLVALGLALAVWQVPFVKVMAASFNGLVDALELIYIIFGAILLLNTLQESGAIQTIRRGFSDITPDRRIQVIIIAWLFGSFIEGSAGFGTPAAVVVPLMVGLGFPAMAAVVAGMIIQSTPVSFGALGTPMLTGISTGLYGDPEVLAYSQSLGLEWLDFISFIAAKVAILHAAAGTFIPLFLVSSMTYFFGKNRSFVEGLKIWKFALFSAFAMTVPYLLVALFLGPEFPSLFGGLIGLAIVVYAAKSGFLMPKDNEIWQFDDKENWNPHWIGGFEIKETATKSKPMSMTRAWLPYMIVAALLILTRLPQLPFSSMLRGEFLTFTISNIFGTGLGQSIQPFYTPAALFVTVSIITYFIHGMDFRSYVHAWKTSARTILSAGAALVFTVPMVQVFLNSDGGAAGYEQMPIVLAEGVAAVAGSAWPFFSTFIGGIGAFVAGSNTVSNMMFSLFQFGVGERIAADPTWIVALQAVGGAAGNVICVHNVVAASAVVGLVGREGEVIRKTLPIFIYYALFTGSIGYGIISFGTNGVLNAGFIVMATIIVAACALIIKYGSGKNRARAT encoded by the coding sequence GTGTACACAGGTATGCTTGCGATAATATCTTTATTGCCAATTTTTTCTGTCGCCGTATTTTTGGTAATGTTACGCTGGCCCGCCAGTCGTGCTATGCCAATTTCTTATTTGGTAGCATTGGGACTGGCGCTCGCAGTGTGGCAGGTGCCATTTGTAAAGGTTATGGCGGCATCATTTAACGGACTGGTTGACGCGTTAGAGCTAATTTATATTATATTTGGTGCAATCCTGCTTTTGAATACATTGCAGGAAAGTGGTGCCATTCAAACGATCCGCAGGGGTTTTTCAGACATTACCCCGGATAGACGCATCCAGGTGATCATTATCGCGTGGTTGTTTGGATCATTCATCGAAGGATCGGCAGGCTTTGGAACGCCGGCTGCGGTTGTTGTGCCGCTTATGGTCGGCCTTGGGTTTCCTGCAATGGCTGCGGTTGTTGCCGGAATGATCATTCAAAGTACTCCTGTCTCATTTGGCGCTCTTGGCACACCAATGTTAACAGGGATTAGCACTGGTCTTTATGGAGACCCGGAAGTGCTCGCCTATTCACAGTCTCTTGGTCTCGAATGGCTTGATTTTATTTCTTTCATTGCTGCGAAAGTTGCGATCCTGCACGCAGCGGCCGGAACCTTTATTCCACTGTTTCTTGTTTCATCGATGACTTATTTCTTTGGTAAAAACCGGTCTTTTGTCGAAGGGCTTAAAATTTGGAAATTTGCCTTATTTTCAGCGTTTGCGATGACGGTTCCGTATTTACTTGTTGCTCTATTTTTAGGGCCAGAGTTCCCCTCTCTTTTTGGTGGTTTGATTGGCCTCGCGATTGTTGTATATGCCGCCAAGTCAGGGTTTCTGATGCCGAAGGATAATGAAATTTGGCAGTTTGACGACAAGGAAAACTGGAATCCCCATTGGATCGGAGGGTTTGAGATAAAAGAAACAGCAACAAAAAGCAAACCCATGAGCATGACCAGAGCATGGCTACCCTACATGATTGTCGCTGCATTATTGATACTCACCCGATTGCCGCAACTTCCATTTTCATCAATGTTGCGTGGTGAGTTTCTGACCTTTACAATTAGTAATATATTTGGCACCGGGCTTGGACAATCGATCCAGCCTTTTTATACACCAGCGGCCCTTTTTGTTACGGTTTCAATAATTACTTATTTTATTCACGGCATGGATTTTAGATCATATGTCCACGCCTGGAAAACATCTGCACGAACAATTCTTTCAGCCGGCGCAGCGTTGGTTTTTACTGTTCCTATGGTGCAGGTTTTCTTAAATTCTGATGGTGGTGCGGCTGGTTATGAACAGATGCCTATCGTCCTTGCCGAGGGTGTCGCCGCTGTTGCCGGATCAGCATGGCCGTTCTTTTCCACATTCATTGGTGGAATTGGTGCATTCGTTGCCGGAAGTAATACTGTAAGCAATATGATGTTTTCCCTATTCCAGTTTGGTGTTGGAGAACGAATTGCCGCCGACCCCACATGGATTGTTGCCTTGCAAGCCGTCGGCGGCGCTGCCGGTAATGTCATTTGTGTGCATAATGTGGTTGCTGCATCTGCTGTCGTTGGGTTGGTGGGGCGAGAAGGCGAAGTGATCAGAAAAACACTGCCAATTTTTATCTATTATGCTCTTTTTACCGGATCAATCGGTTATGGTATTATTTCATTTGGCACAAATGGCGTTTTAAACGCAGGATTTATAGTCATGGCAACCATTATTGTTGCCGCTTGCGCCCTGATCATTAAATATGGCAGCGGTAAGAACAGAGCGCGTGCTACTTGA
- a CDS encoding OFA family MFS transporter gives MAMSSLERQHIIAGPNFNRWLVPPAALAIHLCIGMAYGFSVFWLPMSMQIDYPDMAACRDIGFFTALTTTNCNWTVSQVTHIFETFIAMLGISAAIWGAWLEHAGPRKAGFIAALCWGGGLMIGGIGVFMHQLWLVYLGCGVLGGIGQGLGYISPVSTLIKWFPDRRGMATGFAIMGYGGGAMIGAPLAVALMAHFEADGTLGVATTLIIMGALYFLVMSAGAFGFRVPPTNWQPTGWTPPENATVNNKITSRHVHLDRAWKTPQFWLIWAVLCLNVTAGIAVISMASPMFQEVFGARLLGLAGDASPTAEQIAMIAAAAGGLVGLISLFNSIGRLFWASLSDKLGRTNTYSVFFILGILLYCSLPTLGHMGLAGLFVIAICIILTLYGGGFATVPAYLADIFGTQMVGAIHGRLLTAWSVAGIAGPLLIAAVREAQLKSGMAANLVYDRTLYMMAGLLLVGLICNLLVRPVKDDVTMSDDELAHERAQSHEDNIASHAETAARGEFGLLGVLAWLAVGIPFLIGLTIALQKASALFAS, from the coding sequence ATGGCTATGAGTTCATTGGAAAGACAGCATATTATTGCCGGGCCCAATTTTAATCGCTGGCTGGTGCCACCGGCGGCGTTGGCCATTCACCTTTGTATCGGTATGGCATACGGTTTTTCGGTCTTCTGGCTGCCGATGAGTATGCAAATAGATTATCCGGATATGGCGGCATGCCGTGATATCGGTTTTTTCACTGCCCTGACCACCACAAACTGCAACTGGACTGTCTCACAGGTAACCCATATTTTTGAAACCTTCATTGCCATGCTCGGTATTTCCGCGGCAATCTGGGGCGCATGGCTAGAACATGCCGGACCCAGAAAAGCAGGCTTCATCGCCGCGCTTTGTTGGGGCGGCGGGCTGATGATAGGTGGTATCGGTGTCTTTATGCATCAATTATGGTTGGTTTATCTTGGCTGCGGGGTGCTTGGCGGGATCGGGCAGGGGCTTGGTTATATATCACCGGTTTCGACTTTGATTAAATGGTTTCCTGACCGTCGCGGTATGGCCACGGGCTTTGCCATTATGGGTTATGGCGGCGGGGCTATGATTGGCGCTCCGCTGGCGGTGGCGCTGATGGCGCATTTTGAAGCGGATGGTACCCTTGGGGTGGCAACGACACTTATCATCATGGGGGCCCTTTATTTTCTGGTGATGTCGGCCGGGGCCTTTGGCTTTCGGGTGCCGCCGACCAACTGGCAGCCTACGGGTTGGACACCGCCGGAAAATGCGACAGTGAATAATAAAATTACATCACGCCATGTCCATCTTGATCGGGCATGGAAAACACCGCAATTCTGGCTGATCTGGGCCGTGTTATGCCTAAATGTAACGGCGGGGATAGCGGTTATATCCATGGCCAGCCCAATGTTTCAGGAAGTCTTTGGTGCAAGACTGCTGGGACTTGCGGGGGATGCGTCGCCAACAGCGGAACAAATAGCAATGATTGCTGCCGCTGCCGGCGGGCTGGTGGGGCTGATCAGCCTTTTCAACAGTATCGGGCGGTTATTCTGGGCCTCGCTTTCCGATAAACTGGGGCGAACCAATACTTACAGCGTGTTTTTCATTCTTGGTATCCTGCTATACTGCAGTCTGCCGACCCTTGGCCATATGGGCCTGGCGGGATTATTCGTTATTGCCATCTGTATTATCCTGACCCTTTATGGTGGCGGCTTTGCCACGGTGCCTGCCTATCTGGCTGATATTTTTGGCACCCAGATGGTCGGGGCAATCCATGGACGGCTCCTGACCGCCTGGTCGGTGGCGGGGATTGCCGGACCGTTACTGATTGCGGCGGTGCGGGAAGCACAGCTGAAAAGCGGCATGGCCGCCAATCTTGTCTATGACCGAACGCTTTATATGATGGCGGGGCTTTTGCTGGTCGGGCTGATCTGTAACCTGTTGGTGCGCCCGGTAAAAGACGATGTCACTATGAGCGATGATGAACTTGCACATGAGCGGGCGCAGTCACACGAGGATAATATAGCCTCCCATGCTGAAACTGCGGCAAGAGGGGAGTTTGGTTTATTAGGGGTTCTTGCCTGGCTCGCTGTGGGTATTCCGTTTCTGATCGGGCTTACAATTGCGTTACAGAAGGCATCGGCCCTTTTTGCCAGCTAA
- the ssb gene encoding single-stranded DNA-binding protein translates to MAGSVNKVILIGNLGRDPEIRHTQDGSPIVQLSVATSDTWKDRATGERRERTEWHRVVIFNEHLCKVAENYLKKGSKVYVEGSLQTRKWTDQQGVEKYTTEVVLQRFNGELTMLDGRGEGGDGGGYGGGDYGGGSSGGFNQDTGGGSDFDDEIPF, encoded by the coding sequence ATGGCGGGGAGCGTTAACAAAGTAATTTTAATCGGAAATCTGGGCCGTGACCCTGAAATCCGCCACACACAGGACGGCTCACCAATCGTGCAGCTGAGCGTCGCCACCTCCGACACATGGAAAGACCGGGCCACCGGCGAGAGGCGCGAACGCACCGAATGGCACCGGGTGGTGATCTTTAACGAGCATCTTTGTAAAGTTGCTGAAAACTACCTTAAAAAAGGCTCGAAAGTTTATGTTGAAGGGTCGCTCCAGACCCGCAAATGGACCGATCAGCAGGGCGTTGAAAAATACACCACCGAAGTGGTGCTGCAACGCTTTAACGGCGAGTTGACCATGCTTGACGGCCGCGGCGAAGGCGGCGATGGCGGCGGCTACGGCGGCGGTGATTACGGCGGTGGCTCCTCCGGCGGTTTTAATCAGGACACCGGTGGCGGTTCCGATTTTGACGACGAAATCCCGTTTTAA
- a CDS encoding TerC family protein: MELFFDPAIWAAFVTLTLLEIVLGIDNLILISILTDKLPEHQKPLARKLGLGAALLTRLLLLSLVFWMAHLEKTLFIAFDHEISWRDIMLMIGGLFLLAKGTLEIHDKIEGENQAETTNSKQAAFMAVIVQISIMDIVFSFDSVMTAIGIADHLPVMIAAILISVAIMVLAVDQVSRFINNHPTVKVLALSYMLLIGFALIGEGLEMQIPKGYLYFAMAFSSFVEAINMAVRKRL, translated from the coding sequence ATGGAATTGTTTTTTGATCCGGCAATCTGGGCAGCATTTGTAACCTTAACATTGCTGGAAATTGTGTTGGGGATTGATAATCTGATCCTTATCTCCATTCTGACAGATAAGCTTCCTGAACATCAAAAACCACTGGCCAGAAAACTCGGTCTCGGGGCGGCATTGCTGACAAGGCTGTTATTGCTTTCTCTGGTCTTTTGGATGGCCCATCTTGAAAAAACACTTTTTATCGCTTTTGACCATGAAATTTCATGGCGGGATATTATGCTGATGATCGGCGGACTTTTTCTGCTGGCAAAAGGCACACTGGAAATCCACGATAAAATAGAAGGGGAAAATCAGGCCGAAACCACCAATTCCAAACAGGCTGCATTCATGGCGGTAATCGTGCAGATTTCCATTATGGATATTGTATTTTCCTTTGATTCCGTCATGACCGCTATCGGGATTGCTGACCATCTTCCTGTCATGATTGCTGCCATTCTGATTTCCGTTGCCATTATGGTTCTGGCCGTTGATCAGGTCAGCCGGTTTATCAATAATCATCCGACCGTAAAAGTTCTCGCACTGAGCTACATGCTCCTGATTGGTTTTGCTTTAATTGGTGAAGGGTTGGAAATGCAAATCCCCAAAGGGTATCTTTATTTTGCCATGGCATTTTCATCATTTGTTGAAGCTATCAATATGGCGGTGCGAAAACGATTGTAG
- a CDS encoding YbaK/EbsC family protein, which translates to MSKSIKRVEQAAADLGLNIRVKRMPESTRTAKEAATACGCEVGQIIKSLIFEGETTCDLVLLLVSGRHEVDLEKVSHKIGEKLKRADPNRIRSETGFAIGGVAPIGHLIPIKTYFDIALFTYENVWAAAGAPNAVFNANTQNLFEVIEADLIEVC; encoded by the coding sequence ATGTCAAAAAGTATAAAACGGGTGGAGCAGGCAGCAGCGGATCTTGGTCTAAATATCAGGGTCAAACGAATGCCGGAAAGTACAAGAACAGCAAAGGAAGCAGCGACCGCCTGTGGCTGTGAAGTGGGACAGATTATCAAGTCACTCATTTTTGAGGGAGAGACGACCTGTGATCTTGTCCTGCTACTTGTTAGTGGAAGGCATGAAGTTGATCTGGAAAAGGTTTCGCATAAAATAGGCGAAAAACTGAAGCGTGCGGATCCAAACCGTATAAGATCGGAAACCGGTTTTGCCATTGGCGGCGTAGCCCCGATTGGGCATCTTATACCGATAAAAACTTATTTTGATATTGCGCTTTTTACATATGAAAATGTATGGGCGGCGGCCGGTGCGCCGAATGCTGTTTTTAACGCAAATACGCAAAATTTATTTGAAGTAATAGAGGCGGATTTGATTGAGGTTTGTTGA
- a CDS encoding cytochrome c oxidase assembly factor Coa1 family protein, with translation MTQEVNYVSGLGKKSILPPELKDWNWGAFCLNWVWGIGNSTYIALLMFIPFVNLIMIFILGAKGNEWAWQNRTWRDFEHFKTVQKKWRNAALIIFVVVFPLFFVGISGALKGEAFDLSLAKIQENSNVIELIGTPIDAGFFVTGSVSTSGPTGEASLQYSISGPKGNAEAYVFAYKKFERWHLYEVVVIDEATEQKIQVVTPSN, from the coding sequence ATGACACAAGAGGTAAATTATGTATCTGGATTGGGGAAAAAATCTATTTTGCCACCGGAACTTAAGGACTGGAACTGGGGAGCTTTTTGTTTAAACTGGGTATGGGGTATTGGTAATAGTACCTACATTGCACTTCTTATGTTTATCCCATTTGTTAATTTAATTATGATTTTTATTTTGGGGGCAAAAGGTAACGAATGGGCGTGGCAAAATAGAACATGGAGAGATTTTGAACACTTTAAGACTGTTCAAAAGAAATGGCGAAATGCAGCATTAATAATTTTTGTTGTTGTTTTCCCATTGTTTTTTGTTGGAATTTCCGGGGCCCTCAAAGGCGAGGCTTTCGATCTATCACTTGCTAAAATACAAGAAAATTCAAATGTTATTGAATTAATTGGAACACCAATAGATGCAGGTTTCTTTGTTACTGGTTCAGTTTCAACAAGCGGACCTACTGGTGAAGCTAGCTTACAGTACTCAATTTCTGGACCAAAAGGTAATGCTGAAGCATATGTTTTTGCATACAAGAAATTTGAAAGGTGGCATTTATACGAAGTTGTTGTAATTGATGAAGCCACTGAACAAAAAATACAAGTGGTTACTCCATCTAATTAA